In Mytilus edulis chromosome 7, xbMytEdul2.2, whole genome shotgun sequence, a single genomic region encodes these proteins:
- the LOC139481569 gene encoding acetylcholine receptor subunit alpha-like 2: MNIVCLLQVLFWTSLTTLSLAFGQATVPEEEILKLILGNYNDKARPGTVTTPTVIVDHTLSLLRIVEFGPKTLTAEVWQALHWKDPRLTWTPRSYHGLQSLSIPADSVWLPDVVLYNNGGSEQGQLSKVRATVYYHGMVYLVIPSRIVSYCDSSTPNEQGDVTCQWKFGSWTNNGLKVNLTNSRPPDVSNYEVNSAVDVLKVDSTRNEIFYECCPEPYPDITYKLTLKRKG; encoded by the exons ATGAATATAGTGTGTCTATTACAAGTGTTATTTTGGACTTCGTTGACAACTTTAAGTTTGGCGTTTG GACAAGCTACGGTTCCAGAGGAAGAAATATTAAAGTTGATTTTAGGGAACTATAACGATAAAGCCCGACCAGGAACAGTTACCACACCTACAGTCATAGTAGATCATACATTATCACTCCTCAGAATTGTAGAATTT GGACCGAAGACACTAACAGCAGAAGTATGGCAGGCATTACACTGGAAGGATCCTCGACTAACATGGACTCCAAGAAGTTACCATGGGTTACAATCACTCAGTATTCCAGCAGACAGCGTGTGGTTACCCGACGTAGTTCTCTACAACAA TGGAGGTAGTGAACAAGGTCAACTGAGCAAAGTCAGAGCAACAGTATATTACCATGGTATGGTCTACTTGGTGATTCCGTCTCGAATAGTTAGCTACTGCGACAGCAGTACTCCGAATGAACAAGGGGACGTAACCTGCCAATGGAAATTCGGATCGTGGACTAACAATGGTTTGAAGGTGAATCTAACAAATTCTAGACCCCCTGACGTTTCAAACTACGAGGTGAATTCGGCTGTTGACGTACTGAAAGTTGATTCAACACGGAATGAGATATTCTACGAATGTTGTCCAGAACCGTATCCTGATATCACTTACAAACTCACCCTTAAACGTAAAGGATAA